In a genomic window of Caloenas nicobarica isolate bCalNic1 chromosome 1, bCalNic1.hap1, whole genome shotgun sequence:
- the LOC136003050 gene encoding transmembrane protein 140-like → MVSREHAGIRMCLLQQRCTGHLFCALTLLEAAGALALMFYALLWEAGNLVDLPDKRIGFYNFCLWNETAGKLQCLEYKHLQVMGISLLGIVLARICVYTCLVFSIFYPIFVAHVKCTEEREGWKAILIILIIKTTILFGGLIMFLFQTSQWIHPSDFTGGFLALLGTQALLLLQILTATMYLIWTKHTHPCQSLFTEEAMPTEIRQ, encoded by the coding sequence ATGGTATCAAGAGAGCATGCGGGCATCAGGATGTGTCTGCTGCAACAGAGGTGCACCGGGCACCTGTTCTGTGCGCTGACCCTACTCGAGGCTGCCGGGGCCTTGGCCTTGATGTTTTATGCACTGCTGTGGGAAGCTGGGAACCTGGTTGACCTCCCTGACAAACGCATCGGCTTTTACAACTTCTGCCTGTGGAATGAGACAGCTGGGAAGCTGCAGTGCCTGGAGTACAAGCATCTGCAGGTGATGGGCATCAGCCTACTAGGAATAGTTCTAGCCAGGATTTGTGTGTACACCTGTCTGGTCTTCAGCATTTTCTACCCTATTTTTGTTGCACATGTGAAGTgcacagaggagagagagggcTGGAAGGCGATCCTCATCATACTCATCATCAAGACAACAATCCTGTTTGGAGGCCTGattatgtttcttttccaaacctCACAGTGGATTCACCCCTCTGATTTCACTGGAGGCTTCCTGGCACTGCTTGGGACTCAGGCTCTGCTACTGCTCCAGATTCTCACTGCTACTATGTACCTCATCTGGACCAAGCACACGCATCCATGTCAAAGCCTTTTTACTGAGGAGGCCATGCCCACTGAGATTCGACAATGA
- the LOC136003051 gene encoding cell cycle regulator of non-homologous end joining-like — protein sequence MAAGGRRRLLPAWMGAAGDERAAAPPAKAVRRRRQAVARPRAAEVVYCMNEAELVDVALAVLAENLQCEEGEEETQSWSQGGQELQQAPNKAPGSTASIGAGSDRGPALPCPPDTGADADAERTDWEDSEDDVLKYVREIFFS from the exons atggcggcgggcgggcggcggcggctgctcccgGCCTGGATGGGGGCGGCGGGGGAcgagcgggcggcggcgcccccCGCCAAGGCGGTGCGGAGGCGGCGGCAGGCGGTGGCACGGCCCAG GGCGGCGGAGGTGGTGTATTGTATGAACGAGGCGGAGCTGGTGGACGTGGCCTTGGCGGTCCTGGCCGAG AATCTGCAGTgcgaggaaggtgaggaggaaaCCCAGTCCTGGAGCCAAGGCGGGCAGGAGCTTCAGCAAGCACCAAACAAGGCACCTGGAAGCACAGCCAGCATTGGGGCAGGCAGTGACCGCGGTCCGGCTCTCCCATGCCCTCCTGACACTGGTGCTGATGCTGATGCAGAGAGGACAGACTGGGAGGACTCTGAAGATGATGTTCTGAAATATGTCAGGGAGATCTTTTTCAGCTAA
- the LOC135985408 gene encoding ankyrin repeat domain-containing protein 36C-like, with protein sequence MRHSALLCQPAPRSDPSVELRRPSCKQRRLRRPTWPPEAPGCQDAVSFALLGGRAGLAGGRDQCLGTGVRLCRTRLHLACANGHADVVRFLAGKKCKLNPRGMFKKSPLMLAVQHQHKDCVTALLEHGANPDHKGAGGNTALHMAAVVPSESMVELLLEHNAHIDAKNDLGYTPLAVAVIERREEMVEFLLQNGADVNARDIHQRTTLKIAAYAGNTNIVRVLLQHGAVLSHRGEDGFTDMGYLGRFTSDFTKTLEKYARSKRTGECSVGGTGGPGVPEISSSGTTAAPPMGAPARIAAVVLPDAGGEQEEDFDSLSDFEVPSLKTDSEGPTELLDAVLLPPASQQGACAQPVAEERHNGVLPAAGAAQDDDDDSSFDSETDSEGLTELLDAVMLPPASQEGACAQPVKGERRNGVLQAGGAAQEEEDFDFSLDELLCLPEREELPLKKEASTQTDCQGDSQEWVRWLQQEFASALRKYSAAEASLEAEKRYSRDLQEQKLQLQKELDSSKAQLQELQERLIRTECYAESLENAIKDKERDLTASKNLQSLLVTSSGTAAIPELEEHMQQLQVGMTRLEATARQQVKAIEALQKDLHASASVTAKQSSLKERGEKELDKK encoded by the exons ATGCGCcactctgccctgctctgccagcctgctccCCGTAGCGACCCTTCTGTGGAGCTCCGCAGGCCTTCGTGCAAGCAGAGACg TCTCCGCAGACCTACGTGGCCTCCAGAGGCTCCAGGCTGCCAAGACGCCGTATCCTTTGCTCTGCTGGGTGGCCGGGCAggtctggctggaggcagggacCAGTGCCTGGGCACAGGAGTCCGGTTGTG TAGGACGCGTCTGCATCTTGCTTGTGCGAACGGCCATGCAGATGTCGTTCGATTTCTGGCAGGAAAGAAGTGCAAGCTAAACCCTCGTGGCATGTTTAAGAAATCGCCGCTGATGCTG GCAGTACAGCACCAGCACAAAGACTGTGTGACCGCTCTGCTGGAGCACGGTGCCAACCCCGACCACAAAGGTGCTGGTGGCAACACTGCCCTTCACATGGCTGCCGTCGTGCCCAGCGAATCGATGGTGGAGCTCTTACTCGAGCACAATGCCCATATTGATGCTAAGAATGAC ttgGGATACACTCCGCTTGCCGTTGCGGTCATCGAGCGCCGTGAAGAGATGGTCGAGTTCCTCCTTCAAAACGGAGCTGACGTGAACGCTCGAGATATTCATCAAAG GACCACTCTTAAGATTGCTGCTTACGCTGGGAATACGAATATAGTACgggtgcttcttcagcatggTGCTGTTCTGTCTCATCGAGGCGAGGACGGCTTCACAGACATGGGTTATCTCGGTCGGTTTACTTCTGA TTTTACTAAGACACTGGAGAAATATGCCAGAAGTAAAAGGACAGGAGAATGCTCTGTAGGAGGCACAGGAGGTCCAGGAGTACCTGAGATCTCTTCCTCTGGGACGACTGCTGCCCCTCCCATGGGAGCACCTGCGAGGATTGCAGCAG TTGTCTTGCCAGACGCTGGAGGAGAGCAAGAGGAAGATTTTGATTCCCTGTCTGATTTTGAGGTACCTTCTCTGAAG ACGGATTCTGAAGGTCCAACAGAACTGTTGGATGCCGTCCTGCTTCCACCTGCAAGCCAACAAGGAGCGTGTGCGCAGCCTGTCGCAGAGGAGCGCCACAATG GGgtgttgccagcagcaggagcagcacaagacGACGACGATGACTCCTCTTTCGATTCTGAG ACGGATTCTGAAGGTCTAACAGAACTGTTAGATGCCGTGATGCTCCCACCTGCAAGCCAAGAAGGAGCATGTGCGCAGCCTGTCAAAGGGGAGCGCCGCAATG GGGTGTTgcaagcaggaggagcagcacaagaagaagaagattttGACTTCTCTTTGGATGAGCTGCTTTGTCTTCCTGAG AGAGAAGAGCTTCCGCTCAAGAAGGAGGCTTCAACACAAACCGATTGTCAAGGCGACAGTCAG GAATGGGTcaggtggctgcagcaggagttTGCCAGCGCTCTCAGAAAGTACTCCGCAGCAGAAGCTTCACTTGAAGCCGAGAAGCGCTACAGCAGGGACCTGCAggaacagaaactgcagctgcagaaggaactgGACAGTTCTAAAGCtcag CTGCAGGAATTGCAAGAACGGCTTATCCGGACCGAGTGTTATGCTGAGTCCCTGGAGAATGCCATAAAGGATAAGGAGAGGGATCTAACAGCTTCCAAGAACCTGCAGAGCCTTCTGGTCACATCTTCTGGAACTGCAGCTATCCCAGAGCTGGAAGAACACATGCAACA GCTCCAAGTTGGAATGACCAGGCTGGAAGCCACAGCCCGGCAACAAGTCAAGGCCATTGAAGCCCTTCAGAAAGACCTGCATGCCTCTGCCTCA GTCACAGCCAAGCAGAGCAGTCTaaaagagagaggggagaaagagctggacaagaaataa